The following is a genomic window from Clostridia bacterium.
ACTTTTGCGCAAAGTCACGGACGCACCGAGCGCAAAATCGCGGGAAATGGCATAATTCGACACGGTGCGCCATAGGGTAAAGTATGAAAGAAGCCATACGGGAACGCACGTTGAAATGCGCAGAATACATCGTGGAAAACCGCGCCACTTTGCGGCAAGCCGCAAAAACGATAGGCGTAGGGAAATCGACCGTGCATACGGACATGAACAATCGTCTGCCGAAGTTGGACGTCGCGTTATATCGCGAAATATGCGGGATATTGAAGGAAAATCACGACACCAGACATATACGGGGCGGCGAAAGCACGCGAAAAAAGTATGAAAAAGCAAAAGGAAAGTGAAATCCAAAGTATTGCCTTGGGAGAAACTCGCGCGGTCGAACGGGTGAAATCCGCGTTGATATACGGGAGAAATCCGACGTCCGTAGGGTTGTGGTAAAATCA
Proteins encoded in this region:
- a CDS encoding sporulation transcriptional regulator SpoIIID, with product MKEAIRERTLKCAEYIVENRATLRQAAKTIGVGKSTVHTDMNNRLPKLDVALYREICGILKENHDTRHIRGGESTRKKYEKAKGK